The Cryptomeria japonica chromosome 6, Sugi_1.0, whole genome shotgun sequence genomic interval CCATATGCTGGGATTGCAACTgccctttcttttttgtttcacGGATGTGCTGACATTGTATAGGACGCCTCTCGGCATAATGATTGTTACTTTAAGTAAACCATGGAGAGTGAATGATCTTATTTTTTCTTAGATGTCAAAACCTCTCTATATTGAAGCAATTTAATAAGAATGAGTGAGAGTTTTATAAGTTTCAAACATTTTTTTAAGAAATTTGTAGGAATGAGAATTTATTGAAGATTTTCAGATGAGGAAAATTCTTatgttatttattttcaatttaattgAGAAGATAATTTTGTTGTTCATGTGAACAATAATGTATTAACTAGGACATCTTGTCTAATTAGATTTATTAATTCAACGCGATGTACACTACACTATCTATATATAGTTTAAAGTTTAGTTTAAAATGATTTAGGTAGGTATTACATCATTAGGTCTCATTGTATGTGTGTAATGGTAAAATTAGCATACCCAAGCTATTTCTCATTTAGTTTTGTAGTTCATTTCTACACAACTTGGAATTAATCTAGGTCAAATTTAAGAAGTGGAAAAAATTATCCTTGAATTCCAATGCAAAAAAGTAGTTCATTTCCACAAATTTTTTCTTTGATATCTCTCATCGCAATTAATTTGGACAGAGAAGTTTGACCAAAGAGAACTTGTTCACCTATTGAGTTATCAATTTCCTATATGATGTCTCTAAATACTATCTCCACAAATTTAGGCACCCAAAAGGTAACTTCTTGAGCAAGACTTTGGTCACAAATTTTGTTATATTGTTCTCacacatttcaaatcaatcttgtgtGGTGGATTAATTTCATGATAGTTAAGATTGTCCTCATAGCGATTAAAACCAATCCACATGATTTTGTGTAGTAATTTAAGCTATATGACATTCATCAAATGgtgaaggataatttcatgatcacgAAAGATTAACTTCAAACAACATCAACTTTGAATATTTCCACGTGAATTGATCCTAAAGCTAAGCCTCTTTAACCTCTTATTTAatcttatttcaatttcaattatctAGGCTAATAGATTGCtatttgataaaaaatatttaacgaTACAGGCTTGGTTAACTTAAAAAATTCAAACACAAGTCCCGAAGTCATCAACTCACAATTAGTTGGAGGCCTAAAGGAATGGTTTTAACAATAGATATGACTTCTCAACTCGAGTTAGAGATCCTTTATTCTTTGATGCATATTCAAGCAATAATTTGAGGGTAAAATATCTCCATTTTGAAGCATCTATGAGGTTTTGTTTGCATGAAAAAGATGAAACCTGGCCCCTTCTATTCAATAAGTAACTTGAATATCATGTATTCATGAATATGAAGATAAGCAAGATGTGAGAGTTTGAGTTTAATATTAGATAAAGACTTGTTTAAGAGCAGTTGGATATCAAAGAGGTGGAGTTCCTCAGTTCTTACATCAATTTTGACTCCTCTTGGGTAACACATCACTTAAGGAAAGTTTTGGGCACACAAGATACCAATTTGAAGTAGTTTTGAGTGCCTTTGTGCATGCTTTCAGGTCAAATTCGGCCCAAAAAAAGAGCACCATGtagattggagatagaaacaaggtgGAGACTACCAATTGAAGATCAGTTCAAAGAGGTACATCAGTTCACCCTTAGTTATTCTCAAAGCCTCTTCTCTATAagtcttttctcttcttcttttctcagttagttcttttctttttgcttGCACACACAACAAGCACTCAACAATTGTAACTCATTTATTTACAAATTCAAGTATTGTAATAGCAATTTTCTTTTAGAATTCAATAAAAATCAGTAGGCTCCTTTTTGGCAAACCTTGTCTCAGATTACATTATCTTATGAATTCTTGATGAaacttattgtattatcctttGCTTTATCTAATTTAGCTTTTTGAGAACAAGAAATATTGTGTTAAATGTAGGTCATATTTTGTGTAAATTGGTTAAGTATGTTTTAAGTTGTGAAATTGATAATTTCCTTCAAACAAGTTGAATCATAGCCTCCATATGAAACACTGATGCATTTCATAATCTCCGTTGAATTGTGAACCAAGTTTtaaatcctgaaatttgactgtgaATTAAGTATATGTtactttagatccattttggtgcaaTTACCTCCCGTTAGAGTAGTATTTTCAGTTTTAGGAGCAAGCTTTCTATACTTTTTTCCAAATAATCCGTAGTTTTTAGGAGGTGTTATAAGAGAATCAACTTGCTCTAGAGGTTGATTTTCgttataggcaacccacaggcttgaaaatcatcccatgtttcacaagattgttgagttTCATACTTAGCATTCAGGGTGCAATCCTTGTGACAACACCTACATGGAGGTTTGGATGATAATTGATATCCTTGAGGTGATGGTCTCAAACTTTTGGTTACATCCTATTATTGAGTCAATCATTAGGTCTAAGGTGGTTATTGGGCCATAGTACCCTTATATTCTATTTGCATTCCCATAGAATGAGGCTCATAGGAGGAAGGTGTTGTAGGAGGTAAAATTTCTCAAACAAACATTGGATTTGTGTTGATAGACGACATTGCATGGCTCAGTTCTCTAGTTTGTAATAGCTCTAGGGATGATGTGGAGGTTTAAGTTCTTTGCTTTGTGGCTCACATGATACACATAGCTCTATTTTGGCAGGGCATTTTGAACATTTCTACCCTTTTGTAATAGTTTGATTTACTATTTATAATTGTCAAagcaatttatcttttctttcactTTTTGGAGATAGACTATTCTATTATATAAATAAATGGAACATTTTTACAACTACAAATccttgataaatgattgagatactttaatttataaattattaattaacaaaaaaaaaacatttttatatataattttcaaCTTTTTAATAGATATATTTTATAATCACTATTTacctataaaaaatatatatttaacaatttaaaattataaatttgaattttattaatttgtaaattattctactattaaattaaatttaaatacaatataattatataattagtaATTATTTGAGCACAATATACTTCCAAAACATCGAATATGacataatttaatataataattttaaatttgaaaaagaaactTGTTAAAATCATGCAAATTTTCAAAAATCTGGAAAGTGCAAATTTAATCGGAGTGCATTCCATTGAGGTCGAAGTGATTGATAAATGTGACGAAGCGATATGTACGTAGAGAAGAATAACATTCATCGACATTTTGTTACCTAGTGAGAACGCGACCATAAATTCCTACACATTGAGAACACGACTAAAAATTTCTACGCTGCAAAAGTTTTATGTCGTCGAACGCACATGGGACCATATTTGTCGGTCATTGAATTACAAGACTGAAAAGACAATGCATTAGTCTTTGATTTGCCACGGTTAACCCATTCGCCATTAGCAAAATTCCAGGCCTTGATTGCATGTAATTTGATCCTGAGCTCTGCGTATTCCTGAAAAACAATTCAATTTGGTTGGCATATAAAATTATTTTACATCTAACGGAGAAGTGATGTATTAACAAGATGTTGAGTGGATTTGAAGCAGGGATGTGCTTCCAACAACATTTGTACCACTTCTCTCATACAAGGCCTCTGTGCAGGAACATTGCTCGTACACAACACTGAAATTTTAAGCACCTTCATCATCCCTTCCTCGCAAAATTTAGAAACCCTCTCATCCAACACTTCAACTGCACTCTCTCTGGAGAAATATTTGTCAGAGACCCAATCAACAATTACCCTgttctctccaaattcaacttccAAGGGATGCTTGCCAGTCACAAGCTCCATCAGCACAACCCCAAAGCTGTACACATCGCTTTTCTCGCTCActctatatgtgtatgcatattcTGCAAATATTACACAAAAACTTCATTCCAAttcccaaaaaacaaaaaaaatcaattgaatTTCCTCAATGATATTGATTGCTTACCTGGAGCAATGTAGCCATGGGTGCCTGCTATGACGGCTGTAGAATTCCCCTTTCCACTCGCTTGAAGGCATTTGGCAACACCAAAATCAGCTAAACATGGCTCCATGTCTTCATCCAACAATATGTTACTGGATTTGACGTCTCTGTGAACAATAGCAGGAACACAGTCATGATGCAGGTAGGCCAGCCCATGAGCTGTTCCCAGAGATATTTTATAGCGTGTCTGCCAATCTAATGTTGAACCCCTATTCTCCTTATGCAATCTGTTCCACAAACTGCCATTTTTCATGTATTCATAAACAATGAGATTTGAGTGTTTGCTGGACAAGCAGCAATACAGATTCACTATATTTCTGTGCCTGATGCATCCCAATGTTTCCACCTCCATCTCAAATTGGCGGTTTCTCAACGTTTCCTCTCTTGAATGATTGAATTTCGCAGTGTTGCTATTCCAAATCTGCTTCACTGCAATTTTTTCCCCATTGCTTAATTCTCCTTTGTAGACCTTTCCAGACCCGCCACTGCCTATTCTGTTCTCGTCCTTTAGGCAACGAAGAATGTCATGGTGGGTGAATCTAACCCTGTGAAAGGATTTGAGATCCCAAGATTCCTGAGATTCAGGTTCTTTGTTCCTTTTTTTGTATAAAACCCAACCTATTACAAAAATGATCACTGCAGCTAGAGAGGTGAAGCTTACAATTAGGATTCCGGCATGAGATCCTCCTATAGAAGAAGAACCAGCAGCAGCACACGGGCTTAGAGAAATTGAATTGCCTTCATATTCATTCACACAAAGCCCCTTATTTCCAGAAAACTTATTCTGGCTTCCATGACTAATCAGCTGTGTTGGCACTGGCCCTGTTAACTGATTGTTGGAAAAATCCAGTAGGGTTAGTTGCAATGCAGAAAGGGGTTTTGGAATCTGACCACTGAATTGATTATTGGAGAGATTCAGAGTGTTGAGAACCTGTATGGATCCAAACGATTGAGGAATGGAACCATTCAGTTTATTTTTTGCAAGGTTAATTACAGAGAGATTCGTGCAGAGCTTAAATGTATCTGGTACTGGACCAGAAAGCATGTTTTGCTGCAAAAGCAGGAAACTGAGCATAGTCAAACCTCCTATTCCATTAGGTAGCTCTCCGGACAACttattattgcttgcatccatttcgCGCAAGAGCAATAGTTGTCCAATTTCTGTAGGAATGGAGCCATTCAGTTGATTTCCTGCAAGGTTAATTACAGAGAGATTCGTGCAGAGCTTAAATGTATCTGGTATTGGACCAGAAAGCATGTTTTGCTGCAAAAGCAGGGTATTGAGCATTGTCAAACCTCCTATTGCATTAGGTAGCTCTCCAGATAATTGATTATTGCTTCCATCTATTCGGCTCAAGAGCAATACCTGTCCAATTTCTGAAGGTATGCTTCCTGAGAACTTATTGTTTTGGATGATGAAAACAGAAAGATTCTTTGCATTTTCTATATCTCTGCTTATTTCACCCTCAAAGTTATTATCACTTAGATCAATTATGTAAGCGTGAGGCAATCCCCAGATAGCCGGGGGGACTGTACCACTGAGACTGTTACTGCCGATTCGAAAGCGGTCCAGAGTGGAACAATTCCCATATGATTCAGGAATTCCTCCTGTGAAAGAGTTTTGGAGAGCGAGGAGGAATGCCAATTTTCCTCTTTTACAGACATCTGGAGGCAGAGGACCAGTGAGAAGATTCTCTGATATATCCATGGCACTGAAATCTGACAAGCTCCCCAGCTTCTGGGGAACCGGCCCAGTAAGACTGTTAAGGTACAGTGACAACTCCCTGAGATGCTCGAACTCCCCAAACTCATCGGGTATTGACCCAGAAAATTGGTTTTCATAGAGATGAAGAGAGACCAAGTTTTTCAAGCTTGCAAGCTCAGAGAGACTACCATTGAGAAAATTTAAGGAGGCGTCAAAATTCTGCAGCAAAGTGAGGTTTCCAAAACCTGAAGGAATCTCTCCAGCAAGATAATTATTGTACAGCTCCAACTGATAAAGTTTGGAAAGCCTTGTAATTTCTTTTGGTATAGTTCCATTTAAGTAGTTGTAAGAAAGTTCTAGCTTTACCAGCTCTGTAAGGTTACCAATGGATGGTGAAATGGTTCCCAACAAGCTAATGTTGGACAAACACAGAATATTCAGGCCTTTCAAACTGTATATCTCTTCGGGTATGATATTGGGATCTAGAGGATTGTCATTCAAATCTAAAGAATGCAAATTAAACAACTTTGTGACAGAAAGAGGAAATTTACCAGAAAAATTGTTCTTTGACAAGTCCAGAACCTGCAGCGAGCTCAGAACAGAGAAATCTGGCAGAGATCCCGTCAATGAATTGGTTGTGAGATTCAATAtttccaactgactgcagttcttCCAAAACACATCTGCAATGCTTCCATACAGAGAATTTTCACCCAGCTGAATAGCTTTCAAGGCACCGAGCCCACAGATAGATGAAGAAATAGGACCTATTAGCCCTGTATTGTCTAGATTAATAGCAGTAACTAAACTTGCATTGTTGCAGGTGATTCCATTCCAGTGGCAAGGAGAAGTAGAAGAAGTGTCCCAGTTGTACAAAGCATTTGTTGGATCTTGGAGCCTCCTCTTCATGTCTAACAGTATTCTAACTTGCTCGTCTTCGGCATGACAAGAACTCAATAATGCAACTACCAAGAACACAAAACTAAAAGTCGGAGCCATGCCCAAAAAGCTTTGGatacgaagaagaagaagaattgcaAGAGCGGATGAGTGGAAATCCATAGATACGACGACGACGAAAGTCAAAACGGTCAACGTAAATATGTCATACATTGTTGTGTGGAACAGACAATCTCATGTTTTTCTCTgcgaaattttttatttcccacCTTAAAATCAATGCACTCGTTGAAATTTTTGATATTGATGGTTGCCGTAAAGACAAGTAAAACTTGTCTTCTGCAaaattatttctaaataaaatactCGCTCATTGTTATCAACTTATGTCAATTTCAACTGGGGTCCGCTGAGCTTTCTATTGTAAGAAGAGTTCACTTGAAACAAATGAGCCTTCAATACGGGTCtattcaaaattatttttaaataaaatattcactTATAGTTATTAGTCAATTTCAAGCGGGTTCTCTTGAACTTTTTATTGTAAGAAGAGTTCACTTAAAACAAATGAGTGTTCAATATGGAAAAGTTTGGATGTCGTATATGCAAAGTCTTAGATGCATTTACGCAAAGTCTTAGATGCATTTTTTAATCGATTGAAAATTAGAATAGGATATCTTTACGCAAAGTCTTAGATGGATAATTCATTTACGCAAAGTCTTAGATGGATAATTCATTTACGCAAAGTCTTAGATGCATTTTTTAATCGTATTTATTAATCGATTGAAAATTAGAATATGACATCTTTTTATTTTCAATTACTTAACAAATACGGTCAAAGGTGCATCCTAGATGTTACATATGCATTGCTATCATTGACCGTAACAAAATGTACTTTTCGTCTAAATTTGTAGGAAGGAGAGTTTTTTGAAAAGTTTTGAGTGATGAAAAGATTTAATAAAAAACACTACATTagttatttattttcaatttaatttcaaaacaaatttatattttatgtgAATAATGAAGTATTACAAGGAGATTTTGTTTGACGTAAGTAAGAATTCTACATTTGGGTGTGTATTAGATCATGAGAATTTGTTGTGTATGTATCATGGTGAAATtagaatatttatattatttttcatttaGTTTGTGTTCACTATGATaggaatattttgatgcaataataTGTTGACTAGTGGTATTCTCTTTTATCATGGTTGGCTTATTGTTCAATCCCTATCCATCTTAATTTCATCTCCATTGCACTTGTTATCACATATTTTCTATTTACTCACCCCTATTTTCTCACTATTAGCACTCATTTCCATACACTCTCTCCCTACCTCAAAGATTGTCACCATATCTTTGTAGGGCATTTGCATGGAAACAAAGGACCAAAAAGAGGTCTTAAGTGGCCACttgtttttttctaaaatcaagaaAGATTGATCTTAGATGAGGAATTGAAGATAGTTATGCTCAAAATTTGAAACACAAGATTCATTATATTGAAGATAACTTAATTTATCCAATTGTAAAAATTTACTAAGATTGTTTTACTTTACCTAAtttttttactaaatgaaaatatatGATATATTGCTTTTACTTTTTATTTGTTATATCATGTTTTAAAATTGTATACATAGTATTTCTATTTTACATATTTAGTAGGCTTCTTTTATCTCTACAAACATATCTAGTTCGTTTCTTAATTAAACTTAGAGTGCTTTTAATCAATTTGGTTGGAAGTTACTAGAATACTCTTATATGCCATTTTTGGGTCCAATTTAAATTATTGTAGTTATATGATTAGCTTTATACACCTATGAATTAGGTCAATTACAATACATATACTTTTCATAGTTTAAATCCTTGTTTCAGGCTCAATTACAAATTTCTCTCAAATTTGAAGTATTCCACATTTCTCTCATTTGTCACCCTACTCTTTCCTAGAAGGAAACAATATCTAAAGACCAGTTCTACATCATAATATTATGATAATTTCTTTATAAACTATTTTACATTCCAATCCATTAAAAATCAATTGTTAAGATTTCTTTGAAAACCCTTGAGAAGATTATCAAAAACATCATTTTGTGAATAGATTGTAATCATTCATCAAAAACGTGTTTATTTTAGACAAATGGTCAACTAGaatttatgtatatgtatttaatttttattatttttaaatttatcttCAAAACTGTTATAATAATCCTAATTTGGTGCAACGGAAAAGATATTGAAAAATATTTTAGATCTTTTTCAGAGTTTGGTTTCTGTACATTTCAATTGCATTTGAATGAAAAGTTCCAAGTGTTTACTAACGATCCTAGCTTTATGCAAGAACCTACAATTATAACACTAAAAAAAACTACTTGGAATTAGCCCTGTTTTCTCCAGATTGATTGTATCAACTAAAGTTGATTCCATTCCACTAGCAAGGAGAAGTAGAAGTGTCCTAGTTAGACCATCCTCTTCATGTCTA includes:
- the LOC131048232 gene encoding receptor-like protein kinase 7: MAPTFSFVFLVVALLSSCHAEDEQVRILLDMKRRLQDPTNALYNWDTSSTSPCHWNGITCNNASLVTAINLDNTGLIGPISSSICGLGALKAIQLGENSLYGSIADVFWKNCSQLEILNLTTNSLTGSLPDFSVLSSLQVLDLSKNNFSGKFPLSVTKLFNLHSLDLNDNPLDPNIIPEEIYSLKGLNILCLSNISLLGTISPSIGNLTELVKLELSYNYLNGTIPKEITRLSKLYQLELYNNYLAGEIPSGFGNLTLLQNFDASLNFLNGSLSELASLKNLVSLHLYENQFSGSIPDEFGEFEHLRELSLYLNSLTGPVPQKLGSLSDFSAMDISENLLTGPLPPDVCKRGKLAFLLALQNSFTGGIPESYGNCSTLDRFRIGSNSLSGTVPPAIWGLPHAYIIDLSDNNFEGEISRDIENAKNLSVFIIQNNKFSGSIPDTFKLCTNLSVINLAGNQLNGSIPTEIGQLLLLREMDASNNKLSGELPNGIGGLTMLSFLLLQQNMLSGPVPDTFKLCTNLSVINLAKNKLNGSIPQSFGSIQVLNTLNLSNNQFSGQIPKPLSALQLTLLDFSNNQLTGPVPTQLISHGSQNKFSGNKGLCVNEYEGNSISLSPCAAAGSSSIGGSHAGILIVSFTSLAAVIIFVIGWVLYKKRNKEPESQESWDLKSFHRVRFTHHDILRCLKDENRIGSGGSGKVYKGELSNGEKIAVKQIWNSNTAKFNHSREETLRNRQFEMEVETLGCIRHRNIVNLYCCLSSKHSNLIVYEYMKNGSLWNRLHKENRGSTLDWQTRYKISLGTAHGLAYLHHDCVPAIVHRDVKSSNILLDEDMEPCLADFGVAKCLQASGKGNSTAVIAGTHGYIAPEYAYTYRVSEKSDVYSFGVVLMELVTGKHPLEVEFGENRVIVDWVSDKYFSRESAVEVLDERVSKFCEEGMMKVLKISVLCTSNVPAQRPCMREVVQMLLEAHPCFKSTQHLVNTSLLR